The following proteins come from a genomic window of Prionailurus viverrinus isolate Anna chromosome D1, UM_Priviv_1.0, whole genome shotgun sequence:
- the F2 gene encoding prothrombin — MAHIRGLWLPGCLALAALCSLVHSQHVFLAPQQALSLLQRVRRANSGFLEEVRKGNLERECVEELCSYEEAFEALESSFATDVFWAKYTACESVRKPRDKLMECLEGNCAEGLGMNYRGNVNFTRSGIECQLWRSRYPHKPEINNTTHPGADLKENFCRNPDGSTTGPWCYTTDPTVRREECSIPICGQGGVTVQPTPRSRNSTVNLPPPSDSCIPERGRYYHGRLAVTTHGSPCLAWDSSQAKALSKNQDFNPLVPLEENFCRNPDGDEEGVWCYVSAGPGDFEYCNLDYCEEPLEDVSDGLAEDPDAPIEGRTTAEEFQTFFNEKTFGAGEADCGLRPLFEKKSLKDKTEEELLDSYIDGRIVKGWDAEIGIAPWQVMLFRKSPQELLCGASLISDRWVLTAAHCLLYPPWDKNFTENDLLVRIGKHSRTRYERSIEKISMLEKIYIHPRYNWRENLDRDIALLKLKKPIAFSSYIHPVCLPDKATVARLIQTGYKGRVTGWGNLKETWTASVGEVQPSVLQVVNLPLVEQPVCRASTRIRITDNMFCAGYKPNEGKRGDACEGDSGGPFVMKSPFNNRWYQMGIVSWGEGCDRDGKYGFYTHVFRLKKWIRKVIDQSGS, encoded by the exons ATGGCGCACATCCGAGGCCTGTGGTTACCTGGCTGCCTGGCCCTAGCTGCCCTGTGTAGCCTTGTGCACAGCCAGCATG TGTTCCTGGCCCCTCAGCAAGCACTATCGCTGCTCCAGCGGGTCCGACGTGCCAACagtggcttcctggaggaagtgcgCAAGGGCAACCTGGAGCGAGAGTGTGTGGAGGAGCTGTGCAGCTACGAGGAGGCCTTTGAGGCCCTGGAGTCTTCCTTTGCCACG GATGTATTCTGGGCCAAGTACACAG CTTGTGAGTCAGTGAGGAAACCTCGAGACAAGCTCATGGAATGTCTGGAAG GTAACTGTGCTGAAGGTCTGGGTATGAATTACCGAGGGAATGTGAACTTCACCCGGTCAGGCATCGAGTGCCAGCTATGGAGGAGTCGTTACCCACATAAGCCTGA AATCAACAATACCACCCACCCTGGGGCCGACCTGAAGGAGAATTTCTGCCGCAACCCAGATGGCAGCACCACTGGGCCCTGGTGCTATACTACAGACCCCACCGTGCGGAGGGAAGAGTGCAGCATCCCCATCTGTG GCCAGGGGGGCGTCACTGTACAGCCGACCCCACGCTCCAGAAACTCCACGGTGAATCTGCCACCTCCATCGGACTCCTGCATCCCTGAGCGTGGCCGGTACTACCACGGTCGCCTGGCGGTGACCACACATGGGTCCCCCTGCCTGGCCTGGGACAGCAGTCAGGCCAAGGCCCTGAGCAAGAACCAGGACTTCAACCCTTTGGTGCCGCTGGAGGAGAACTTCTGCCGCAACCCGGACGGGGACGAGGAGGGCGTGTGGTGTTATGTGTCCGCGGGGCCTGGTGACTTCGAGTACTGCAACCTGGACTACTGCG AGGAGCCGTTGGAGGATGTGAGCGACGGGCTGGCCGAGGACCCGGACGCGCCCATCGAGGGACGCACCACGGCCGAGGAGTTCCAGACCTTCTTTAACGAGAAGACCTTCGGCGCCGGGGAGGCAG ACTGTGGGCTGCGGCCTCTGTTCGAGAAGAAGTCGTtgaaggacaaaacagaagaggagcTTCTGGATTCCTACATCGACGGGCGCATCGTGAAGGGTTGGGACGCGGAGATTGGCATTGCACCCTG GCAGGTGATGCTTTTCCGGAAGAGTCCCCAGGAACTCCTGTGTGGGGCTAGCCTCATTAGTGACCGCTGGGTCCTCACCGCTGCCCACTGCCTCCTGTACCCGCCTTGGGACAAGAACTTCACCGAGAATGACCTTCTGGTGCGCATTGGCAAGCACTCCCGCACCAG GTACGAACGAAGCATTGAAAAGATCTCCATGCTGGAAAAGATCTACATCCACCCCAGATACAACTGGAGAGAAAACCTGGACCGCGACATTGCCCTGCTGAAGCTCAAGAAGCCCATCGCCTTCAGCAGCTACATCCACCCCGTGTGCCTGCCTGACAAGGCCACAGTGGCCAG ACTGATCCAGACTGGATACAAAGGGCGGGTGACAGGCTGGGGCAACCTGAAGGAGACGTGGACGGCCAGTGTTGGTGAGGTGCAGCCCAGCGTCCTGCAGGTGGTGAACTTGCCACTTGTGGAGCAGCCGGTCTGCAGGGCGTCCACCAGGATCCGCATCACGGACAACATGTTCTGTGCTG gttacAAGCCCAATGAAGGGAAGCGAGGGGATGCTTGTGAAGGCGACAGCGGGGGACCCTTTGTCATGAAG AGCCCCTTTAACAACCGCTGGTACCAAATGGGCATCGTCTCATGGGGCGAAGGCTGTGACAGGGATGGAAAATACGGCTTCTACACACACGTGTTCCGCCTGAAGAAGTGGATACGGAAGGTCATTGATCAGTCTGGAAGTTAG
- the ZNF408 gene encoding zinc finger protein 408 gives MEEAEELLSGGERLQCAPDPRLGPELGWIPSGQGFARGLKDFPPGPTRAFLALKSLPRGLALGPSLAEEPCLGVWCVGEPLQPGLLWGPLEEESVSKQKEEGVKLRLEEDVSLGPWGDVCACEQSSGWISLVQQGRLEGEGNVALVRINEKLHLQVYQVVLPGFELLLWPQPPSDGLSPTQPRLEEEAAMAVVTEVDSASQQEVDSPGEDAAERWTDPGHQSPPSIQAENMVSPGPKPQTQDQLPEESQPLGLLPRGGSMDEEDPPQTQMSPEPQSSSTTQQGPESSEASSSSSARATHLHAYLVKKLCGPSEQCPPRAKTSEFRAQQAGEQQQAGLPACLRSPPGPGGSPPKQRRRYRCGECGKAFLQLCHLKKHAFVHTGHKPFLCTECGKSYSSEESFKAHMLGHRGVRPFPCPQCDKAYGTRRDLKEHQVVHSGARPFACDQCGKAFARRPSLRLHRKTHQVPAAPAPCPCPVCGRPLANQGSLRNHMRLHTGEKPFLCPHCGRAFRQRGTLRGHLRLHTGERPYRCPHCADAFPQLPELRRHLISHTGEAYLCPVCGKALRDPHTLRAHERLHSGERPFPCPQCGRAYTLATKLRRHLKSHLADKPYRCPTCGMGYTLPQSLKRHQLSHQPGAPSSPPSVPPAASEPTVVLVQTEPELLDTCSEQDVSPARDVFEVTISGSQEKCFVVPEEPGPASSLVLIHKDMGFSAWAEVVEVETGTRPPHLLQQSFI, from the exons GGGTCTGGTGTGTCGGGGAGCCCCTGCAGCCGGGACTGCTCTGGGGGCCTCTGGAAGAGGAGTCTGTCTCCaagcagaaggaggaaggagtGAAACTACGGCTGGAGGAG GACGTGTCACTAGGCCCATGGGGAGACGTGTGTGCTTGTGAGCAGAGTTCAGGCTGGATCAG TCTGGTGCAGCAGGGCAGGCTGGAAGGTGAGGGAAACGTAGCCCTGGTGCGGATCAACGAGAAGCTCCATCTGCAGGTGTACCAGGTTGTGCTGCCAGGCTTTGAGTTGCTGCTGTGGCCCCAGCCTCCCTCTGATGGCCTGAGCCCCACCCAGCCCAGGCTAGAAGAAGAGGCAGCCATGGCTGTGGTGACCGAAGTGGACTCCGCTTCACAGCAGGAAGTGGACTCCCCTGGGGAGGATGCAGCAGAACGTTGGACAG ATCCCGGTCACCAGTCACCCCCCAGCATCCAGGCAGAGAATATGGTAAGCCCCGGACCTAAGCCTCAAACCCAGGATCAACTTCCCGAGGAGAGCCAACCACTTGGCCTGCTCCCTCGGGGTGGCAGCATGGATGAGGAGGATCCACCCCAGACACAGATGTCACCTGAACCTCAGAGCAGCTCCACTACCCAGCAGGGCCCAGAGAGTAGTGAGGCCAGTTCCTCGTCTTCTGCCAGGGCCACCCACCTGCATGCTTACCTGGTCAAGAAGTTATGTGGCCCCAGTGAGCAGTGCCCACCCAGAGCAAAGACCTCGGAGTTCAGGGCCCAGCAGGCTGGGGAGCAGCAACAGGCCGGCCTCCCTGCATGCTTGCGGAGCCCTCCTGGCCCAGGAGGAAGCCCCCCAAAACAGAGACGACGGTACCGGTGTGGGGAGTGTGGCAAAGCCTTCCTGCAGCTGTGCCACCTGAAGAAGCATGCGTTCGTGCACACAGGCCACAAACCCTTCCTTTGCACTGAGTGTGGCAAGAGCTATAGCTCAGAGGAGAGCTTCAAAGCCCATATGCTGGGCCACCGCGGAGTGCGACCCTTTCCTTGCCCACAATGCGACAAGGCCTACGGCACCCGGCGAGACCTCAAAGAGCACCAGGTGGTACATTCAGGTGCCAGGCCCTTTGCCTGTGACCAGTGTGGCAAGGCCTTTGCCCGCCGGCCCTCCCTGCGACTGCATCGCAAGACCCACCAGGTGCCGGCGGCCCCTGCCCCGTGCCCGTGCCCTGTGTGTGGGCGCCCCCTGGCCAACCAGGGCTCTCTGCGCAACCACATGCGACTCCACACAGGAGAAAAGCCCTTCCTGTGCCCACACTGTGGCAGGGCGTTCCGCCAGCGGGGCACCCTGCGTGGTCACTTGCGGCTGCACACAGGGGAGCGTCCTTACCGCTGCCCGCACTGTGCCGATGCCTTTCCGCAGCTGCCTGAGCTGCGGCGCCATCTTATCTCTCACACCGGGGAGGCCTACTTGTGCCCTGTGTGTGGGAAGGCCCTCCGAGACCCACATACACTGCGTGCTCATGAGCGTCTGCACTCAGGGGAGAGGCCCTTCCCGTGCCCCCAGTGTGGCCGTGCTTACACACTGGCCACCAAGCTGAGGCGCCACCTCAAGTCCCACCTGGCCGACAAGCCCTATCGCTGTCCCACCTGTGGCATGGGCTACACCCTCCCTCAGAGCCTCAAGCGGCACCAGCTCAGTCACCAGCCTGGGGCACCCTCCAGCCCACCCAGTGTGCCACCTGCTGCTTCCGAGCCCACCGTGGTACTGGTGCAGACTGAGCCAGAACTGCTAGATACATGCAGCGAACAGGACGTCTCCCCAGCCCGGGACGTCTTCGAGGTCACCATTTCTGGGAGCCAGGAGAAGTGCTTTGTGGTGCCTGAGGAGCCAGGCCCCGCCTCCAGCCTGGTGCTCATTCATAAGGACATGGGCTTTAGTGCCTGGGCAGAAGTGGTGGAGGTGGAGACGGGCACCCGaccccctcacctccttcagcaGAGTTTTATATAA